A stretch of Telopea speciosissima isolate NSW1024214 ecotype Mountain lineage chromosome 11, Tspe_v1, whole genome shotgun sequence DNA encodes these proteins:
- the LOC122644861 gene encoding uncharacterized protein LOC122644861, with protein MATQEGTQSRSQSIVSWPLDVSHHMLELCVTQHKSGKGGDNGLRNEIWLDIAKKLNEKYGMTYDWKQCRNHFKIWKARFKTLSDLQKNSGMGWNAQENRFNAGQHVWSEFKKKEQRYWKEHRVLPIHLEVAIWLGNEVASGVDSIHAADVAYDEDQELPFQEMTFDNIDLETEDMEVEGKGNSTLNQSTSRSHKMASTSGKRQSHSRKKKAGVDKIASLLKMIAKVISILLTKESDLATELHEVIDAIPGIDFEKQIVIKEFLVDKKDKANLFLTAPIEKRPQMIEYYLRLIREQGNFI; from the exons ATGGCTACACAAGAGGGAACCCAATCTAGATCACAATCCATTGTAAGTTGGCCACTTGATGTATCTCATCATATGTTGGAATTATGTGTGACACAACATAAAAGTGGAAAGGGTGGAGACAATGGGTTAAGGAATGAGATATGGCTTGACATAGCTAAAAAGTTAAATGAGAAGTATGGGATGACATATGATTGGAAACAATGCCGAAACCAtttcaagatttggaaggcAAGATTCAAAACGCTTAGTGATCTGCAGAAAAATAGTGGCATGGGTTGGAATGCTCAAGAGAATAGGTTTAATGCAGGCCAACATGTTTGGAGTGAATTCAAG AAGAAGGAGCAGCGATATTGGAAAGAGCATAGAGTTCTACCAATTCATCTAGAAGTAGCTATTTGGCTAGGCAATGAAGTAGCCTCAGGGGTAGATTCCATACACGCTGCTGATGTAGCCTATGATGAAGACCAAGAGTTGCCTTTCCAAGAAATGACATTTGATAATATTGACCTTGAGACTGAAGACATGGAGGTTGAAGGAAAAGGTAATTCCACTCTCAATCAGAGTACTAGCCGTTCACATAAAATGGCTTCTACATCTGGCAAAAGACAATCCcactcaaggaaaaagaaagcagGTGTTGATAAGATTGCCAGTCTATTAAAAATGATAGCTAAGGTGATATCTATTTTATTAACCAAAGAGAGTGATTTAGCAACCGAGTTACATGAAGTAATTGATGCCATTCCAGGGATTGACTTTGAGAAACAAATAGTTATAAAAGAGTTTTTGGTGGACAAGAAGGATAAGGCTAATCTATTTTTGACTGCCCCTATTGAAAAGAGGCCTCAAATGATTGAGTATTATCTTCGACTGATAAGAGAGCAGGGTAATTTTATTTGA